One genomic segment of Sphingobacteriaceae bacterium includes these proteins:
- a CDS encoding inorganic diphosphatase, giving the protein MNERTDANPAGLLDDNEDLVVDVVIEIPQGSRNKYEYDPETKAMRLDRVLYTAMHYPGDYGFVPDTLAEDGDAVDVVVLISSPTFPGCRVAARIVGALLMEDEAEADIKLLGVAVGDPRLRHIRSLQDVAPHLLAEVEHFFQEYKHLEGKSTATAGWRDRVYARKILLEAYARFKN; this is encoded by the coding sequence TTGAACGAACGTACCGATGCAAATCCGGCAGGCCTGCTGGACGACAACGAAGATTTGGTCGTGGACGTGGTCATCGAGATTCCTCAAGGCAGCCGCAACAAATACGAATACGACCCCGAAACCAAGGCTATGCGCCTGGACCGGGTTCTGTATACGGCCATGCACTACCCCGGCGACTACGGCTTCGTACCCGATACCCTGGCGGAAGACGGCGACGCCGTGGATGTGGTGGTGCTCATCTCCAGCCCCACCTTCCCCGGCTGCCGGGTGGCGGCCCGCATCGTGGGCGCGCTCTTGATGGAAGACGAGGCCGAGGCGGACATCAAGCTGCTGGGGGTGGCGGTGGGCGACCCGCGGCTGCGGCACATCCGCTCGCTGCAGGATGTGGCGCCCCACCTGTTGGCCGAAGTAGAACATTTCTTTCAGGAGTATAAGCATTTGGAAGGCAAGAGCACTGCCACCGCGGGGTGGCGGGACCGGGTGTACGCCCGCAAAATCCTCCTGGAGGCCTACGCCCGTTTTAAAAATTAA